A genome region from endosymbiont of Acanthamoeba sp. UWC8 includes the following:
- a CDS encoding DUF5394 family protein, translating into MSQKPDNSSDDKKTVNNMDLESLIKLINIAYDLKKAFSKGNEVGSQEIAVDISLMAMLFEYMVLNLDENNIDPELIEFLEKILGLKKKRKRKKELVKDEEQQEEDLDLEPEEAQEVELSKEEKERRYRLAMYEIYKILNPHQLAGETSLENFVNNVKTRGVEEAMKYEGAEHVKNFNSNELENLESHKFGFVQALEAHGAKGGGRGL; encoded by the coding sequence ATGAGTCAAAAGCCTGATAACTCCTCGGATGATAAAAAAACCGTCAACAATATGGATTTGGAATCTCTTATTAAATTAATTAATATTGCTTATGACCTTAAAAAGGCTTTTTCAAAAGGAAATGAGGTAGGCTCTCAAGAGATTGCGGTAGATATCAGCTTAATGGCTATGCTATTTGAATATATGGTTCTTAACTTAGACGAAAATAATATAGACCCGGAACTAATAGAATTTCTAGAAAAGATTCTAGGACTTAAGAAGAAAAGAAAAAGGAAAAAAGAGCTTGTTAAGGATGAAGAACAACAGGAAGAAGATTTAGACTTAGAGCCTGAAGAGGCACAAGAAGTAGAGCTATCTAAAGAAGAAAAAGAAAGACGCTACAGGCTTGCAATGTATGAGATATACAAAATATTAAATCCGCATCAGCTAGCCGGGGAAACTTCATTAGAAAACTTTGTAAATAATGTTAAAACCAGAGGAGTGGAGGAAGCTATGAAATATGAGGGGGCGGAACATGTAAAAAACTTTAATAGTAATGAATTAGAAAACCTGGAATCACATAAATTCGGATTCGTGCAAGCATTAGAAGCTCACGGAGCTAAAGGCGGGGGGAGAGGCTTGTAA
- the rpmG gene encoding 50S ribosomal protein L33, with protein sequence MAKKNIVLIKLASSEGTGSFFVKKKNPKKLTKKLNFKKYDPKLRKHVLFEEKKLSS encoded by the coding sequence ATGGCAAAGAAAAATATAGTGCTGATCAAACTTGCGAGCAGTGAAGGTACAGGTTCTTTTTTTGTAAAAAAGAAAAACCCGAAAAAATTGACTAAAAAACTTAATTTTAAAAAATACGATCCTAAATTAAGAAAGCACGTACTCTTTGAAGAGAAAAAACTAAGTAGCTAA
- the ruvB gene encoding Holliday junction branch migration DNA helicase RuvB, with translation MTQSNRFYNPQSEENELTLRPKKLNEFIGQHDLKKNLSIFINATKARGEALDHVLFYGPPGLGKTTLSQIIANELEVGVKMSSGPVLTKSGDLAAILTNLQENDVLFIDEIHRLPSAVEEVLYSAMEDFYIDIIIGEGPAARAVKISLPKFTLVGATTRLGLLTNPLKDRFGIPLKLDFYNREELVKVVERGAILYNINIDMQAAFELAKRSRGTPRIAMRLLKRVRDFAEHLKSAKVGLEEIKETLNSLDIDEFGLDKLDRKYINYIAENYKGGPVGIETIAAGLSEDKDTLEDTIEPYLLQIGFLARTPRGRMLTEACLKHLGAPYQSLIQKQLEI, from the coding sequence GTGACTCAATCAAACAGATTCTATAACCCGCAAAGCGAAGAAAATGAATTAACTTTAAGGCCTAAAAAACTTAATGAGTTCATTGGCCAGCATGATTTAAAGAAAAATTTATCGATTTTCATAAATGCGACTAAAGCCAGAGGTGAAGCTTTGGATCATGTGCTTTTTTATGGCCCTCCCGGACTTGGAAAGACCACATTATCGCAAATAATTGCCAATGAGCTGGAAGTGGGCGTAAAAATGTCATCAGGCCCTGTTCTTACTAAATCCGGGGATTTGGCTGCAATCCTTACCAATTTACAAGAAAATGATGTTTTATTTATTGATGAAATTCACAGGCTTCCCAGCGCAGTTGAAGAAGTTTTATATTCAGCAATGGAAGATTTCTATATTGATATAATAATCGGTGAAGGACCTGCTGCAAGAGCAGTTAAAATATCTTTGCCGAAATTTACTTTAGTTGGAGCAACGACGAGATTAGGACTACTTACCAATCCTTTAAAAGATAGATTCGGAATACCGCTTAAGTTAGATTTCTATAACCGGGAAGAGTTGGTAAAAGTGGTGGAAAGAGGAGCAATCTTATATAATATCAATATTGACATGCAAGCTGCATTTGAACTTGCTAAGCGCTCAAGAGGCACCCCCAGAATTGCTATGAGACTACTGAAAAGAGTTCGGGATTTTGCCGAGCATTTAAAGAGCGCTAAAGTCGGGCTTGAAGAAATTAAAGAAACTTTAAACAGCTTAGATATCGATGAATTCGGTTTAGATAAATTAGATAGGAAGTATATAAACTATATTGCTGAAAATTATAAAGGCGGACCGGTCGGAATTGAAACTATAGCTGCCGGTTTATCGGAAGATAAGGATACATTAGAAGATACCATAGAGCCTTATCTGCTACAGATTGGTTTTTTAGCAAGAACACCTAGAGGAAGAATGTTAACCGAAGCTTGCTTAAAGCATTTAGGTGCTCCCTATCAATCACTTATCCAAAAACAATTAGAGATTTAA
- a CDS encoding ABC transporter ATP-binding protein translates to MTLLRLENISKTFKQGESSLGVLDDITFTLEEGEIIALVGPSGSGKSTFLSIAGLLENPSSGKIYFNDRDCSKSSDRLRTKIRRESLGFIYQFHHLLPEFTALENVMIPGMLLDKSENEVKEEAIILLDSLGLKERLNSMPSELSGGEQQRVAIARSLINKPQLILADEPTGNLDNANAEKVINIIIKQARERKLSAIIVTHNVELAGKTDKVMTIRDGKIF, encoded by the coding sequence GTGACTCTTCTTCGCTTAGAAAATATCAGTAAAACTTTTAAGCAAGGTGAATCAAGCCTAGGAGTATTAGATGATATTACATTCACCCTTGAAGAAGGTGAGATTATAGCTTTAGTCGGCCCATCAGGTTCCGGCAAAAGTACTTTTTTATCTATTGCAGGCCTGCTTGAAAACCCGTCTTCGGGAAAGATATATTTCAATGACCGGGATTGCTCTAAAAGCTCTGATAGATTAAGAACTAAAATTCGTCGGGAAAGCCTCGGTTTTATTTACCAATTCCATCATTTACTTCCTGAATTTACCGCATTGGAAAATGTAATGATACCCGGGATGCTATTAGACAAAAGCGAGAATGAAGTAAAGGAAGAAGCAATTATACTCTTAGACTCTTTAGGGCTTAAGGAGCGATTAAACAGTATGCCTTCCGAGCTTTCAGGCGGAGAACAGCAGAGAGTCGCCATTGCGAGAAGCTTAATTAATAAGCCGCAATTAATACTGGCTGACGAACCTACCGGAAACCTGGATAATGCGAACGCTGAAAAAGTAATTAATATAATCATAAAACAAGCCAGGGAAAGGAAATTATCTGCAATTATCGTTACACATAATGTTGAACTTGCAGGAAAAACTGATAAAGTCATGACTATAAGAGACGGTAAAATTTTTTAA
- the elbB gene encoding isoprenoid biosynthesis glyoxalase ElbB, with amino-acid sequence MKKIAVILAGCGHQDGSEIRESVLTLLELDKYNVKVAIFAPNVKQYDVINHLDGSVMNESRNLLVEAARIARGEISALDKLKSKDFDALIIPGGYGVAKNLADIAQKGEKGEAIPEVKNIINDFIREKKPIGAICIAPVVVAQAVKGSYKVKLTLGEENNLLTAFSAEQEVCPTESCVYDEKNKIVSTPAYMRNERISRVARGIEQLVKKVVEIC; translated from the coding sequence ATGAAAAAAATTGCCGTGATTTTAGCCGGATGTGGCCATCAGGACGGTTCTGAAATCAGAGAATCCGTTCTAACCTTACTTGAGCTTGATAAGTATAATGTAAAGGTAGCGATATTTGCTCCAAACGTTAAACAATATGATGTTATTAATCATCTTGACGGGAGCGTGATGAATGAAAGTAGAAATTTATTAGTTGAAGCTGCAAGAATAGCGAGGGGGGAAATTAGCGCCCTGGATAAATTAAAAAGTAAAGATTTTGATGCACTCATTATTCCGGGTGGGTACGGAGTGGCTAAAAATTTAGCGGATATTGCGCAAAAAGGTGAAAAGGGTGAAGCTATACCTGAAGTGAAGAATATAATTAATGATTTCATAAGAGAGAAAAAACCGATAGGGGCAATATGTATTGCCCCCGTAGTAGTAGCTCAAGCAGTAAAAGGTTCTTATAAAGTAAAACTTACCTTAGGCGAAGAAAATAATCTGCTTACTGCATTCTCAGCCGAGCAAGAAGTTTGCCCGACTGAATCATGTGTATATGATGAAAAAAATAAGATAGTATCTACTCCAGCATATATGAGAAATGAAAGAATATCGAGAGTAGCTAGGGGAATTGAACAATTGGTAAAAAAGGTGGTAGAAATATGCTAA